The Vibrio rhizosphaerae genome contains the following window.
CCTCCGCAATATCAAATCCAATTCACCTTGATGAAAAACGCTTAAGGGATTGGGTTCTTTCTTTTAACACCCAAGCTGTGAGATATTGCAAATGCTACGAATCGCTAAAGAAGCCCTGACTTTTGATGACGTTTTGCTCGTCCCCGCCCACTCAACTGTTCTTCCCAATACTGCTGAGCTGAAAACTCGGCTGACCAAAAATATCACGCTAAACATTCCAATGATTTCTGCGTCCATGGATACAGTGACAGAGGCTCGTCTTGCAATTGCGTTGGCTCAGGAAGGTGGGCTTGGCTTTATTCATAAGAATATGTCAATCGAGCAACAAGCGGCTCAGGTTCGTCAGGTCAAAATCTACGAAGCTGGGGTTGTTACGTCTCCTGTGACGGTTCAACCAGAGCAAACCATCGCTGATGTGATGGCTCTGACTGAAAAACATGGTTTTGCCGGATTCCCGGTTGTGACCGAAAGTAATGAACTGGTTGGCATTATCACTGGTCGTGATGTCCGTTTCGTCACGGATTTGACCAAAAAAGTTGCAGCAGTCATGACTCCGAAAGAGCGCTTGGCAGCGGTAAAAGAAGGTGCCTCTCGCGCAGAAGTTCAGGAAAAAATGCACCAAGCACGTGTTGAAAAAGTGCTGGTCGTCAATGATGAATTCCAACTGACCGGGATGATCACCGCCAAAGATTTCCATAAAGCAGAGCTTGCGCCGAATGCATGTAAAGACGAGCAGGGACGTTTACGGGTTGGTGCCGCTGTCGGTGCCGGTGCCGGGAACGAAGAGCGCGTCAAAGCCTTGGTTGAAGCCGGTGTTGATGTACTGCTGATTGATTCTTCTCATGGCCATTCTGAAGGGGTCTTACAACGCATTCGTGAAACGCGAGCTGCTTTCCCCGATTTAGATATCGTTGGCGGCAATGTCGCAACTGCTGAAGGTGCACGTGCACTGATTGAAGCTGGTGTGAGCGCGGTTAAAGTCGGGATTGGCCCGGGTTCTATCTGTACCACGCGTATTGTCACCGGTGTGGGTGTTCCGCAAATTTCAGCTATCGGTGATGCAGCCTCTGTTGCAAATGAATATGGCATTCCGGTGATTGGTGACGGTGGTATCCGTTTCTCGGGTGATATCTGTAAAGCCATCGCCGCCGGCGCATCTTGCGTCATGGTCGGTTCGATGTTTGCCGGAACAGAAGAAGCACCGGGTGAAGTCATTCTCTATCAAGGTCGTTCTTATAAAGCTTATCGTGGTATGGGCTCATTGGGCGCGATGTCCAAAGGCTCTTCTGATCGTTACTTCCAGTCAGATAACGCGGCTGATAAATTGGTGCCGGAAGGGATTGAAGGACGCATTGCATACAAAGGCCTGTTAAAAGAAATCGTACACCAGCAAATGGGCGGTCTGCGTTCTTGTATGGGGCTCACCGGTTCAGCAACCATTGAAGATCTGCGTACCAAAGCTGAATTTGTACGGATTTCCGGTGCTGGTATTCAAGAATCCCATGTCCATGATGTCCAAATTACCAAAGAAGCACCAAACTATCGTTTAGGGTCATAATCCCGTAACGAAAACGTTTGCTTTTTGCTTGATGATGACATGAGAGGCGGGTAAACTCGCCTCCGTTCTATAAACTTTTCTTTGAAGACGACTCAACATGACCAAAAACATTCATGACCAACGGATCCTTATCCTCGATTTTGGTTCACAATACACGCAGCTTGTCGCACGTCGTGTCCGTGAAATTGGCGTATATTGCGAACTATGGAGCTGGGATGTCGATGAAGCCGACATTCGAGAATTCAATCCGAATGGCATCATCTTATCAGGCGGCCCTGAAAGTGTGACTGAGGAAAACTCTCCTCGTGCACCGCAATATGTCTTTGATTGTGGCGTGCCTGTTTTGGGTGTTTGCTACGGCATGCAGACCATGGCAGAACAATTGGGCGGAAAAGTCTCCGGTTCGACCGAGCGTGAGTTTGGTTATGCTCAGGTTAAAGTGGTTCAAGAGTCGAAGCTGTTTGAGGGTTTGCGTGATAGTCTGACCGCAGACAACTGCGCATTATTAGATGTCTGGATGAGCCACGGTGATAAAGTCGTAGAGATTCCTGCGGGTTTCACTCAAGTTGCTCAAACGGATACCTGCCCATACGCAGCCATGGCCAATGAAGAGAAAAAATACTACGGCGTGCAGTTCCACCCAGAAGTGACCCACACCAAGCAAGGCTTGCAAATGCTTGAGAACTTCGTGCTGGGTGCATGTGGTTGTGAACGCTTATGGACACCAAGCTCAATCATTGAAGATGCTGTCGCCCGTATTAAAGAAACCGTCGGTGACGACGAAGTCATTCTGGCACTGTCCGGTGGTGTGGATTCTTCGGTTGTTGCGATGCTGGTTCAGCGCGCTATCGGTGACAAACTGACCTGTGTGTTCGTTGATAACGGTTTGCTGCGTTTAAATGAAGGTCAGCAGGTAATGGAAATGTTCGGTGACCATTTCGGCCTGAACATTATCAAAGTTGAAGCTGAAGAGCGCTTCCTTAAAGCATTGGCGGGCAAATCTGATCCGGAAGAAAAACGCAAAGTGATCGGACATGAGTTCATCGAAGTCTTTGATGAAGAAGCCAGCAAATTGAAGAATGCCAAATGGCTGGCTCAGGGAACCATCTATCCGGATGTGATTGAATCTGCAGCATCTAAAACCGGTAAAGCGCATGTGATTAAATCTCACCACAATGTGGGCGGATTACCGGAAGATATGGAAATGGGCCTGGTTGAACCATTACGTGAACTGTTTAAAGACGAAGTGCGTAAAATTGGTTTAGAACTTGGTCTGCCATACGACATGCTCTATCGTCATCCATTCCCGGGACCGGGGCTGGGAGTGCGTGTTTTAGGCGAAATCAAGAAAGAATACTGTGATTTACTGCGTCGCGCTGATGCAATCTTCATTGAAGAGCTCCGTGCTGCGGACTTGTACAACCAAGTCTCACAAGCATTCACCGTATTCCTTCCGGTTCGCTCTGTGGGCGTAATGGGCGATGGTCGTAAGTACGACTGGGTTGTCTCTCTGCGTGCGGTAGAAACTATCGATTTTATGACCGCACACTGGGCACACCTGCCTTACGAATTCTTAGGCCGGGTATCCAACCGCATCATTAATGAGGTCGATGGGATCTCACGCGTGGTTTACGATATCTCAGGCAAGCCACCGGCAACGATTGAGTGGGAATAATCCTCCTTTAAGAATGCTCTGGCATTAACAGGCACGAAATCAACCTTAAGTCCGCGTAATTGCGGACTTTTTTTGTTTTTGGCTTAGTCATTTTTGGCAATGTCTGGCAACGCCAAGCACGGTTTGACCGTGGTATTTTGATGGGTATGATTCATCGGTAATGCCATGGATTACGCCCGATACCATGCTGAGTGTTTTTGATGGGGCATGGTATTAAATTTATATATCTATCTGTTTTGTAAGGATTAATCTCTAGTTTTTTAGAGGTTTTTCAGCATGGTATCAAACAAGAATAATAGGTCGAAACATGCTGACTGATACCAAGCTACGCAATCTCAAACCCAAAGATAAACTTTACAAAGTCAATGACCGTGATGGCCTCTATGTTGCTGTCACTACCGCAGGCTCTATCTCTTTTCGCTACAATTACTCGATCAATGGCAGACAAGAAACCATTACCTTTGGTCGCTACGGAGTAGGAGGCATCACGTTAGCAGAAGCGCGTGAGCGTCTCAATGAAGCGAAGAGAATGGTTACTGATGGAAAGTCACCGGCCAAAGAGAAAGCCCGTGCTAAGGCGAGAACCAAAGATGCTGAAACCTTTGGTGCCTGGGCTCAGAAATGGCTGCGTGGTTATCAGATGGCCGACTCTACCCGGGATATGCGTCGCTCAGTCTACGCCCGAGAGTTAGAGGGCAAATTTGGCAATCAGAAGCTGACAGAAATCACTCATGAAGATCTGCGAGCCTAGATATGCCTCTAAGCCTTTTATAACATGGCTCAAAGCTGAACGACTTACCCCAAGATGATCTGCCGCTTTGCAAAAGTGAAAGTGTTTCTCGATCCTATTCAATTAGTGATTCAGCGTTCTTACACTTTACCCCATCTACATAAGAAAAGGCCAAACAAAGCGCTGAGCATGGAATGTATCTATTCAATTGTTAAGCCGTAGTCAAAACGGATTGAATCCAATCAGCGAAAACTCGAAATGACAGGTTTAAATGTTTACTCTGAGGGTAAACGAGGGATAGTGGTATCATCGGCGTCTGGTATTGTTCAAGAACTGGTATAAATTTACCATTGTCTATATAGGGTTGTGCTAAATAGCTAGCGATGCGTATTAAACCTAAGCCCTGCAACCCACAGTTTATGAAAGTATCAGTATCATTCACTTTTAGTGTTTCGTTCATTTGAACCTTAACGTTTTCTTCGTTCTCAATAAACTGCCAGTTAATTACACGCCCAGAGCTTTGACTTAGATAGCCGATAGAATGGTGCTTAGTTAATTCATCTAAGTTCTCTGGTTTTCCAAAGCGCTTTATATAGGTTGGCGATGCGACCACAACCCAAGATGAAGTAATGAGTGGGCGTGCAACTAATGATGTTGAGTCTTCAATTTCTCCAGCACGAATGACACAATCATAGCCGTCATGAAATAAGTCAACATTCTTATCGCTGGTACAAAGTAAGAGCTCAATATCTGGATATTTATCAATAAACTCGCTAATTTTTGGTAAAATAGAATGATGCGCTAAGGATGTTGGCATACTCACTTTTAGCCTGCCACTTGGATTTCTAGCTTTGTTTGGGAAGTTGGACTCTATTGCTGATATTTCTGCGAGTATGTGTCGACATTGTGTTGCATAACTCTCACCATCGGGCGTTACACTTAACTTGCGTGTGGTTCGCTGTAACAACTTGACCCCTAAATAATCTTCCATCTCTTTTATAATTCTGGATACCGTGGATTTAGGTATATTAAGAGCCTCAGCCGCCTTACCGAAATGCTTCGCATCTACAACTTGAACAAATACTCTCATACCTTCGAAGCGATCCATTATGTCCACCATTATCCCAAAATTAAGAACAGTTTAACCTATAACTAGCTATTATTACTTTGAATAATCTAAATTACACTTTATTTCGAAACAATCAATAGAGAGTAATCAATTTATGAATCACAATTTAAACGTAGATGTATCAAAAATACTTGTCATGGGGGCTGGCCAGCTTGGTCTCGCGGTTCTTAATGCATTACAACCTAGAGTATCTGAATTGGGTGGGGATATAACTGTTTTAGTCTCGCCTAGTTCACTTGAGAATGGTGCAACACCAGTTGACGAGTCATTAAGGACGTTTACAGCAAAAGGGGTGAAATTTAAGGCATTAGATTTAAGTAACATTAGTCAAGAAGCCTTAGTTGTCTTTTTTTCTGAGTTTAATACAATTATAAATTGTACAGGCTTTGTTGCGGGTTTAGGTACTCAAACAAGAATCACACAAGCTGCTCTAGAGGCGGGTGTTGCGCGGTACTTCCCATGGCAATTTGGTGTAGATTACGATGTAGTAGGTAAAGGAAGTGGTCAACCAGTATTCGATGAACAGTATGAGGTTAGATCTATTTTACGCCAGCAGCAAAGTACTGAGTGGGTCATTGTCTCTACCGGTATGTTTACTAGTTTTCTGTTTGAACCAGCCTTTGATGTGGTTAACTTAGAAGAAGGCTATATCAACGCACTTGGCAGTTGGGATAATAAAGTCACGGTAACCGCCCCTGAAGATATTGGTAAATTAACCACTGAAATCTTATTAGAATCCCCCCGAATCATCAATGACGTCGTCTTTGTTGCTGGTGATACTATTAGTTACGGTGACTTAGCTGATGTAGTTGATCGCTTCAGTAATAAGCCTTTCACACGTAATGTTCTCAGTTTGGATAACCTGCAAACTGAGCTGACTAAAAACCCTGACGACCAAATGCTAAGGTACCGGGCAGCCTTTGCTCTTGGTGATGGCATGTGGTGGAATATCGAGAAAACGTACAATTTTAAAAAAGGAATTGAAACTCAAGATACTGAGCAGTGGTTAAATACGCATATAGGGTAATTATTTATTACTGTTGAATAACTCTTTTTCATCTACGTAATTCAGTCACCTGAATAACTAGGGCCAATTATATTGGCCCTAGTTACATAGACTTTGGATTCCAAATAAATAAGACACCTATTATAACCATCCCATTTTTAGTGGTTGCGGGTCTCCGAAAAACTGGATTTAGCCATATCTTTAATAAAAGAAAGATATCGTTATCTCTTATTCGTAATAGTAGTCCAAGTACTGATAATAGAAAGCGGTCAGGAATCGATTATTCGATTATTGTGAGCAAAAAACAGCCAAATATAGCTGGATTAAAGATGAACTGAAAAAGTTTAGATAAATACGCAAAATCGTTTCTTATTTTTTGTTTATTAGTGTGACGTTCATTTATCACGAATTGAAACAGGATGCAGATGAAGGTTTATCTCATAAACCACTAGTTAGGTATTGTGCTAAAGTATACTTATTTATATATAGATGGATGTTTTATTCATGTACAGCAACAAGTTGGGGATATAAATTGGATAGCATCACCTCGGGCTCGCGAATCATTACTACCGAAGAAAAACAAGCGCTCTGTGGTAATAGGGCAGCATTCTCATCTTGGCCAAAGCAGAACTAAAATGCCAGTCAGTATTACTGACTGGCATTTTTTTATGGTTGTATCTGTTCACCGTGATGAAGGCCCTCTATTTTTTGGGGCCGTGGCTGCACAACACCAGACACGGCCCGGTG
Protein-coding sequences here:
- the guaB gene encoding IMP dehydrogenase, producing MLRIAKEALTFDDVLLVPAHSTVLPNTAELKTRLTKNITLNIPMISASMDTVTEARLAIALAQEGGLGFIHKNMSIEQQAAQVRQVKIYEAGVVTSPVTVQPEQTIADVMALTEKHGFAGFPVVTESNELVGIITGRDVRFVTDLTKKVAAVMTPKERLAAVKEGASRAEVQEKMHQARVEKVLVVNDEFQLTGMITAKDFHKAELAPNACKDEQGRLRVGAAVGAGAGNEERVKALVEAGVDVLLIDSSHGHSEGVLQRIRETRAAFPDLDIVGGNVATAEGARALIEAGVSAVKVGIGPGSICTTRIVTGVGVPQISAIGDAASVANEYGIPVIGDGGIRFSGDICKAIAAGASCVMVGSMFAGTEEAPGEVILYQGRSYKAYRGMGSLGAMSKGSSDRYFQSDNAADKLVPEGIEGRIAYKGLLKEIVHQQMGGLRSCMGLTGSATIEDLRTKAEFVRISGAGIQESHVHDVQITKEAPNYRLGS
- the guaA gene encoding glutamine-hydrolyzing GMP synthase, producing the protein MTKNIHDQRILILDFGSQYTQLVARRVREIGVYCELWSWDVDEADIREFNPNGIILSGGPESVTEENSPRAPQYVFDCGVPVLGVCYGMQTMAEQLGGKVSGSTEREFGYAQVKVVQESKLFEGLRDSLTADNCALLDVWMSHGDKVVEIPAGFTQVAQTDTCPYAAMANEEKKYYGVQFHPEVTHTKQGLQMLENFVLGACGCERLWTPSSIIEDAVARIKETVGDDEVILALSGGVDSSVVAMLVQRAIGDKLTCVFVDNGLLRLNEGQQVMEMFGDHFGLNIIKVEAEERFLKALAGKSDPEEKRKVIGHEFIEVFDEEASKLKNAKWLAQGTIYPDVIESAASKTGKAHVIKSHHNVGGLPEDMEMGLVEPLRELFKDEVRKIGLELGLPYDMLYRHPFPGPGLGVRVLGEIKKEYCDLLRRADAIFIEELRAADLYNQVSQAFTVFLPVRSVGVMGDGRKYDWVVSLRAVETIDFMTAHWAHLPYEFLGRVSNRIINEVDGISRVVYDISGKPPATIEWE
- a CDS encoding helix-turn-helix domain-containing protein is translated as MNRIEKHFHFCKAADHLGVSRSALSHVIKGLEAYLGSQIFMSDFCQLLIAKFAL
- a CDS encoding LysR family transcriptional regulator is translated as MDRFEGMRVFVQVVDAKHFGKAAEALNIPKSTVSRIIKEMEDYLGVKLLQRTTRKLSVTPDGESYATQCRHILAEISAIESNFPNKARNPSGRLKVSMPTSLAHHSILPKISEFIDKYPDIELLLCTSDKNVDLFHDGYDCVIRAGEIEDSTSLVARPLITSSWVVVASPTYIKRFGKPENLDELTKHHSIGYLSQSSGRVINWQFIENEENVKVQMNETLKVNDTDTFINCGLQGLGLIRIASYLAQPYIDNGKFIPVLEQYQTPMIPLSLVYPQSKHLNLSFRVFADWIQSVLTTA
- a CDS encoding aromatic alcohol reductase encodes the protein MNHNLNVDVSKILVMGAGQLGLAVLNALQPRVSELGGDITVLVSPSSLENGATPVDESLRTFTAKGVKFKALDLSNISQEALVVFFSEFNTIINCTGFVAGLGTQTRITQAALEAGVARYFPWQFGVDYDVVGKGSGQPVFDEQYEVRSILRQQQSTEWVIVSTGMFTSFLFEPAFDVVNLEEGYINALGSWDNKVTVTAPEDIGKLTTEILLESPRIINDVVFVAGDTISYGDLADVVDRFSNKPFTRNVLSLDNLQTELTKNPDDQMLRYRAAFALGDGMWWNIEKTYNFKKGIETQDTEQWLNTHIG